A genomic window from Nostoc sp. GT001 includes:
- a CDS encoding RNase H-like domain-containing protein, which produces MAYALRQLKPAEKNYPTHDLELAAIIFALKTWRHYLYGARFEVMTDHKSLKYLFS; this is translated from the coding sequence ATTGCTTATGCTTTGAGGCAGTTGAAACCTGCTGAGAAGAATTATCCTACTCACGATTTGGAGTTAGCGGCTATCATTTTCGCATTGAAGACTTGGAGGCATTATTTGTATGGTGCTCGGTTTGAAGTCATGACCGACCATAAGAGCCTCAAGTATCTATTTTCATAG